The Pseudanabaena galeata CCNP1313 genome includes a region encoding these proteins:
- a CDS encoding FHA domain-containing protein, which produces MSEIHVSHTLLITDARGSRKLALDGLKYTIGRDVNNDIQLYSRFVSRQHAVLLRVPGEGGRYLYRIIDGDLSGKPSVNGVIINHHMKVASSYDLRNGDVITLAPNVELTYLSSQT; this is translated from the coding sequence ATGAGCGAAATACACGTTAGTCACACGCTATTAATCACAGATGCGAGAGGTAGTAGAAAACTCGCACTTGATGGCTTAAAGTATACGATTGGGCGGGATGTGAATAATGATATTCAGCTTTATTCGCGGTTTGTTTCTCGTCAACATGCCGTGTTGCTGCGTGTACCTGGGGAGGGAGGGCGCTATTTATATCGAATTATTGATGGCGATCTTTCTGGAAAGCCCAGTGTCAATGGCGTAATTATTAATCATCATATGAAGGTTGCCTCTTCCTATGATTTGCGTAATGGTGATGTGATTACGCTTGCCCCAAATGTGGAATTGACTTATTTGAGCAGCCAAACTTAA
- a CDS encoding FHA domain-containing protein — protein sequence MSTTTHEESEISVNLSSDHMLVVTDNSGTRKIKLVASQYTIGRETDNTVHLDSDFVSRYHAILRKVHHRDRLDTYRIIDGSASGKLSKNGIVLNAIHKVSSYDLQDGDIVTFAPDVHILYLAPKLI from the coding sequence ATGTCAACTACAACACATGAAGAGTCTGAAATCAGTGTCAATCTTTCCTCTGACCACATGTTGGTAGTAACTGACAACAGTGGAACTCGCAAGATCAAGCTAGTTGCTAGTCAATATACAATCGGTCGTGAAACTGATAATACCGTGCATCTTGACTCCGATTTTGTCTCGCGATATCACGCCATCTTACGAAAGGTACATCATCGCGATCGCCTTGATACTTATCGGATTATTGATGGTAGTGCTTCTGGTAAACTCAGTAAAAATGGGATTGTCTTAAACGCGATCCACAAAGTTTCTTCCTACGATCTGCAAGACGGTGATATTGTCACTTTTGCGCCTGATGTTCATATTCTGTATCTTGCGCCGAAGTTAATTTAA
- the csaB gene encoding polysaccharide pyruvyl transferase CsaB has product MRRAVLCGYYGMGNGGDEALLATLLQMLPNDVQPLVLSASPRATENLHQVEASDRYSVFALLNELKRSDLFIWGGGSLMQDATSARNPIYYGGLMGLAQGMGLQTIAWAQGVGPLKRKMSKWIARRAFQGCASVSVRDPQSAQLLADWQVASIVAPDPVWALSATPVNMDRDLSKIRVAVVLRSHPELTSCRIATITEALQKLQMQTEAHILLIPFQPSQDKAIAQAICDALNEKLPNHSQIIIQKDPRRLKGIFNGVDLTIAMRLHGLIMAAAEGSHCSAISYDPKVSYLMKDLGTSGWELGDLPEDAQLIADIWVNNLENRDPLLSDRVQQFKQQALIHQKILA; this is encoded by the coding sequence ATGCGACGTGCGGTTTTATGTGGATATTACGGAATGGGGAATGGTGGCGATGAGGCTTTGCTTGCCACATTGTTGCAAATGCTGCCCAATGATGTCCAACCGCTTGTCTTGTCTGCTAGTCCCAGAGCTACCGAAAATTTGCATCAGGTCGAAGCTAGCGATCGCTATTCAGTATTTGCATTGCTCAATGAACTAAAGCGATCGGATTTATTTATTTGGGGCGGCGGTAGCTTGATGCAGGATGCCACAAGTGCCAGAAATCCGATTTATTACGGAGGATTGATGGGCTTGGCGCAGGGGATGGGACTACAAACGATCGCTTGGGCGCAAGGTGTGGGACCACTCAAACGCAAAATGAGTAAATGGATTGCCCGACGTGCTTTTCAGGGATGTGCATCGGTGTCTGTACGCGATCCCCAATCAGCACAATTATTAGCCGACTGGCAAGTTGCGAGTATCGTTGCGCCCGATCCTGTATGGGCTTTGTCGGCAACTCCAGTGAATATGGATCGTGATTTATCGAAAATCCGTGTTGCGGTAGTTTTGCGATCGCATCCTGAGCTAACTTCTTGTCGCATTGCTACGATTACTGAGGCTTTGCAAAAGTTACAGATGCAAACCGAGGCGCACATTTTACTAATTCCCTTTCAGCCATCTCAAGATAAGGCGATCGCCCAAGCAATTTGTGATGCACTCAATGAAAAACTACCAAATCATAGCCAAATCATTATCCAAAAAGATCCCCGCCGCCTCAAGGGAATTTTTAATGGTGTGGATTTGACGATTGCGATGCGGTTACATGGATTGATTATGGCGGCGGCTGAGGGTAGTCATTGTTCGGCAATTAGCTATGATCCGAAGGTTTCTTATTTGATGAAAGATTTAGGAACCTCTGGTTGGGAATTAGGGGATTTGCCAGAAGATGCTCAGTTAATTGCCGATATTTGGGTTAATAATCTCGAAAATCGCGATCCGTTATTAAGCGATCGGGTGCAGCAATTTAAACAGCAAGCTTTGATTCATCAAAAAATTTTAGCCTAA
- the tsf gene encoding translation elongation factor Ts yields MADITTQQIQELRARTGAGIKDCKAALVDSNGDFTKATEYLRQKGLASAVKKASRAASEGIVHSYIHFGSRIGVLVEVNCETDFVARREELKELADSVAKQIAACPNVEYVSVADIPAAFVENEKQIEAGKDDLASKPAAIRDKIVLGRIEKRLKELCLLDQPYIKDQSITVDELVKLTGTKLSENVKVRRFVRFVVGEEVASTTPETPAA; encoded by the coding sequence ATGGCAGACATTACAACCCAACAAATTCAAGAATTACGTGCGAGAACTGGCGCAGGTATCAAAGACTGTAAAGCAGCCCTCGTTGACTCCAATGGCGATTTCACCAAGGCAACCGAATACCTAAGACAAAAGGGGCTAGCCTCTGCTGTTAAAAAAGCAAGCCGTGCTGCATCTGAAGGAATCGTCCATAGTTATATCCACTTTGGTAGCCGCATTGGTGTGCTAGTCGAAGTTAACTGCGAAACTGACTTCGTGGCGCGTCGCGAAGAACTCAAAGAACTAGCTGACAGCGTAGCCAAGCAAATTGCTGCTTGCCCTAACGTCGAATACGTCAGTGTTGCCGATATTCCTGCGGCTTTTGTAGAAAATGAAAAGCAAATCGAAGCAGGTAAGGATGACTTGGCTAGCAAACCAGCCGCGATTCGCGACAAGATTGTACTAGGTCGCATCGAAAAGCGCTTGAAAGAATTGTGCTTACTCGATCAGCCTTACATCAAAGATCAAAGCATTACCGTTGATGAGTTGGTTAAGCTAACTGGTACTAAACTCAGCGAAAACGTTAAGGTTCGCCGCTTTGTACGCTTTGTTGTTGGCGAAGAAGTTGCTTCGACAACCCCTGAAACTCCCGCTGCATAA